Proteins from a genomic interval of Sphingobacteriales bacterium:
- a CDS encoding DUF3467 domain-containing protein, producing the protein MSDEKKNQISIELSENVAEGVYSNLAVITHSATEFVLDFIQVLPGMPKAKVRSRILLTPIHAKRLLRALEDNISKFENAQGEITDSGGGHIPPMNFGGGPPTQA; encoded by the coding sequence ATGTCTGACGAAAAAAAGAACCAAATAAGCATTGAATTATCTGAAAATGTAGCCGAAGGTGTTTACTCTAATTTGGCAGTTATTACACATTCTGCTACCGAGTTTGTATTAGATTTTATTCAAGTGCTGCCCGGTATGCCCAAAGCAAAAGTGCGCTCTCGTATTTTGCTCACACCCATACACGCCAAGCGTTTGCTGCGAGCTTTGGAAGATAACATTTCCAAATTTGAAAATGCGCAAGGTGAAATCACCGACTCCGGCGGCGGGCATATTCCGCCGATGAACTTTGGCGGTGGACCTCCTACACAAGCATAA
- a CDS encoding DUF1801 domain-containing protein: MNIQEEIAEYINSHSEQKRVDLQTLHDNLLKLMPKSKLWFLDGKDDKGKIVTNPNIGYGVQTIKYADGKTKEFYQIGVSGNTTGISVYVMGIEDKKYLPETYGKTIGKASVTGYCIKFKTLEDINIDILKEAIQDGLKRTSG; encoded by the coding sequence ATGAATATCCAAGAAGAAATTGCGGAATATATAAACAGCCACTCAGAACAAAAACGTGTTGATTTGCAAACATTACACGACAATCTTCTGAAACTAATGCCCAAGAGTAAACTATGGTTTTTAGATGGTAAAGACGATAAAGGAAAAATTGTTACTAATCCGAATATCGGCTATGGAGTGCAAACTATAAAGTACGCTGATGGTAAAACCAAAGAGTTTTATCAGATTGGCGTTAGCGGCAATACAACAGGTATTTCGGTTTATGTTATGGGTATTGAAGACAAAAAATATCTACCTGAAACATACGGAAAAACAATAGGAAAGGCAAGCGTAACGGGTTATTGCATTAAGTTCAAAACTTTAGAGGATATAAACATTGACATACTTAAAGAAGCAATACAGGACGGACTTAAAAGGACAAGTGGCTGA
- a CDS encoding BrxA/BrxB family bacilliredoxin, whose product MFNDYVSCRTCYSAQKDLTDFGFEEVESPEAVDTVLQQGGTVFAVINSICGCAAANARPAAKHAVQNSGKRPDHLITAFAGVDTAAVNRLREHLLPYPPSSPAMALFKDGKLVHIIERYQIEGRPAELIADNLKAAFEQYC is encoded by the coding sequence ATTTTCAACGATTATGTATCCTGCCGAACATGTTATTCCGCGCAAAAAGACCTCACTGATTTTGGTTTTGAAGAAGTAGAAAGCCCTGAAGCCGTAGATACTGTACTTCAGCAAGGAGGTACTGTGTTTGCGGTTATCAATTCCATTTGCGGCTGCGCTGCTGCTAATGCCCGCCCTGCCGCCAAACATGCCGTACAAAACAGCGGCAAACGCCCCGACCATCTCATCACTGCTTTTGCCGGTGTAGATACTGCCGCCGTGAACCGTTTGCGCGAACACTTGCTGCCGTACCCCCCTTCTTCGCCTGCTATGGCTTTGTTCAAAGACGGAAAATTGGTTCATATCATCGAACGCTACCAAATAGAGGGCAGACCCGCCGAATTGATAGCCGACAATCTGAAAGCTGCTTTTGAGCAATATTGTTGA
- a CDS encoding VOC family protein, which translates to MRLGAFSISLAVKDIHTSKAFYEKLGFTYKGGNIDQNWVVLKNENAVIGLFQGMFEGNIITFNPGWDGNAQNLDEFDDVRKIQETLKNNGIALTREADPTTEGAEYITLTDPDGNNILIDQHR; encoded by the coding sequence ATGAGACTCGGAGCGTTTTCTATCAGTCTTGCCGTAAAAGACATACATACATCTAAAGCATTTTATGAAAAATTAGGTTTTACTTACAAAGGAGGAAACATAGACCAAAACTGGGTGGTTTTAAAAAACGAAAACGCCGTCATCGGTTTGTTTCAGGGTATGTTTGAAGGCAATATTATAACCTTTAATCCGGGCTGGGACGGCAATGCTCAAAACCTTGATGAGTTTGACGATGTAAGGAAAATTCAAGAAACCTTAAAAAATAATGGAATAGCTTTAACCAGAGAAGCAGACCCAACTACAGAAGGTGCGGAATACATAACCCTCACCGACCCCGATGGAAATAATATTTTAATAGACCAACATAGATAA
- a CDS encoding RluA family pseudouridine synthase yields the protein MNYPDIIQQVPPVLYEDNHILIVNKPAGVPTQRDQSRDMALVDILKKYLVDKHQKAGNAFLGIVHRIDRPVSGLLMYAKTSKALDRLTEMFRRREIEKTYWAVVRNAPPQPEAELVHWLIKNTATNISRAYKEERPLTKRCELSYSTLLRLDNYYLLEVKPKTGRHHQIRVQLSTIGCSIKGDVKYGARRPNADGRSIHLHARRLQFIHPIKKEPIDIAAPPPDDPIWNEIMRRLA from the coding sequence ATGAATTATCCGGATATTATTCAACAAGTACCACCTGTTTTATACGAGGATAACCATATCCTTATTGTGAACAAACCCGCCGGCGTGCCCACCCAACGCGACCAAAGCCGTGATATGGCATTGGTGGATATTTTGAAAAAATATTTGGTGGATAAACACCAAAAAGCGGGCAATGCTTTTTTGGGGATTGTGCACCGCATCGACCGTCCGGTGTCGGGGCTGCTGATGTACGCCAAAACGAGCAAAGCCCTCGACCGCCTCACGGAGATGTTCCGGCGGCGCGAAATAGAAAAAACCTATTGGGCGGTGGTGCGCAATGCCCCCCCGCAGCCCGAAGCCGAACTCGTGCACTGGCTCATCAAAAATACCGCTACCAATATTTCAAGGGCATACAAAGAAGAACGCCCCCTCACCAAACGCTGCGAACTCTCGTACAGCACCCTTTTGCGTTTGGATAATTACTATTTGCTGGAAGTAAAACCCAAAACCGGCAGACACCACCAAATCCGCGTACAACTATCCACGATAGGGTGCAGCATCAAAGGCGATGTAAAATACGGTGCGCGCCGCCCCAATGCAGACGGGCGCAGCATACACCTGCACGCCCGCCGCCTACAATTTATCCACCCTATCAAAAAAGAACCCATAGATATAGCAGCACCGCCGCCCGACGACCCCATCTGGAACGAAATTATGCGCCGTTTGGCATAA
- a CDS encoding universal stress protein, which yields MKSILVLTDFSKCAGNAMLYALELAKRNGAVVNAINLIYPTEDVDSSLYSTYFVGNYIGVKKETMNRWIRKYKKMEAYQDVQINGTCEVGFMPNSIERYVENYKTDIVVMGTMGASGIAGILGSNAAQLIAAVKVPTLLVPPLARFKEKSKICLSADFDTILQDNNKKALKEFLEAHRTDTLEVLHVIRDEEKVNKKIEGKIKDAIHHHLSYQFHYTHDSNVAQAINNFVETDNIDVLCSITHHHSFLYRLFVRKSVTKSMALKAIKPIFVLHEA from the coding sequence ATGAAATCTATTTTAGTACTTACGGATTTTTCAAAATGTGCGGGCAATGCTATGCTCTATGCTTTGGAACTGGCAAAACGCAACGGTGCTGTCGTCAATGCTATCAATCTTATTTATCCTACCGAAGATGTTGATAGCAGTTTGTACAGTACCTATTTTGTGGGAAATTATATCGGTGTTAAAAAAGAAACTATGAACCGTTGGATACGGAAATACAAAAAAATGGAAGCCTATCAAGATGTACAAATCAATGGAACTTGTGAGGTGGGCTTTATGCCGAACAGTATTGAACGCTATGTAGAAAACTATAAAACAGATATAGTAGTGATGGGAACGATGGGTGCTTCGGGTATAGCAGGTATTTTGGGTAGCAATGCCGCCCAACTCATAGCTGCCGTAAAAGTACCCACACTTTTGGTTCCGCCTCTTGCACGTTTTAAAGAAAAATCTAAAATATGCCTCTCCGCCGATTTTGATACTATTTTACAAGATAATAATAAAAAGGCATTGAAAGAATTTTTGGAAGCCCACCGCACTGATACGCTGGAAGTATTGCATGTAATACGCGATGAAGAAAAAGTGAATAAAAAGATAGAAGGCAAAATAAAAGATGCCATTCATCATCATCTTTCTTATCAGTTTCACTATACCCACGACTCCAACGTGGCGCAGGCTATTAATAATTTTGTAGAAACCGACAATATAGATGTGTTGTGCTCTATTACGCATCATCACAGCTTTTTATACCGTTTGTTTGTGCGCAAAAGCGTCACCAAATCTATGGCACTCAAAGCCATCAAACCGATTTTTGTATTGCACGAGGCATAG
- the phaC gene encoding class III poly(R)-hydroxyalkanoic acid synthase subunit PhaC — protein sequence MKTTIEQWADRLSEMSNALRNIQSVNTVDIATAPREIVWSDGKVKLYRFKREGKASVKTPLLISYALVNRWEMMDLQEDRSLIRKLLSEGSDIYLIDWGYPSAIDRYKTLETYINEHLNDAVDYIRETHQTESVNLLGVCQGGTFSVMYAALYPEKIKNLITLVAPIDFAPNEGLLFKWAKTMPVDTIVDGFGGVVSGDFLNSGFDLLKPLNKMRKYQNMNKVVKDQATLLNFLRMEKWVADSPAQAGETYRRFIKDMYQHNKLIKGELELDGRKVDLKNITMPLLTIYAKEDHIVPPVCTRPLNDAVGSKDKTMYEFPGGHIGVFVGARSQKELAPAIVKWMKERE from the coding sequence ATGAAAACAACCATAGAGCAATGGGCCGACCGCTTATCGGAAATGAGCAATGCCTTGCGCAACATACAAAGCGTGAATACTGTGGACATTGCCACTGCACCCCGCGAAATAGTGTGGAGCGATGGAAAAGTAAAACTCTACCGCTTTAAGCGCGAAGGCAAGGCAAGTGTAAAAACACCTTTGCTGATTAGCTACGCCCTCGTAAATCGCTGGGAGATGATGGACTTGCAGGAAGACCGCAGCCTTATCCGAAAACTCCTCTCCGAAGGCAGCGACATTTACTTGATAGATTGGGGCTATCCTTCTGCCATTGACCGCTACAAAACGCTGGAAACCTATATCAACGAGCACCTCAACGATGCCGTTGATTATATCCGCGAAACACACCAAACAGAAAGTGTAAATTTGTTGGGGGTGTGCCAAGGCGGTACATTTAGTGTAATGTATGCCGCTTTGTATCCCGAAAAAATAAAAAACCTCATCACCTTGGTTGCTCCCATAGACTTTGCACCCAACGAAGGTTTATTATTTAAATGGGCAAAAACAATGCCCGTAGATACCATTGTGGACGGCTTCGGCGGAGTGGTGTCGGGCGATTTTCTCAACTCCGGCTTCGATTTGCTCAAACCACTCAACAAAATGCGCAAATATCAAAATATGAACAAAGTGGTGAAAGATCAAGCTACTTTGCTCAATTTTTTGCGTATGGAAAAATGGGTTGCCGACAGTCCCGCTCAAGCCGGCGAAACCTATCGCCGCTTTATCAAAGATATGTATCAGCACAACAAGCTCATCAAAGGCGAATTGGAGCTGGACGGCAGAAAAGTAGATTTAAAAAACATCACGATGCCCCTACTCACCATTTATGCCAAAGAAGACCACATCGTGCCGCCGGTATGTACGCGCCCGCTCAACGATGCGGTAGGCTCTAAGGATAAAACGATGTACGAGTTTCCGGGTGGACACATCGGCGTATTTGTGGGCGCACGCTCCCAAAAAGAACTCGCCCCTGCCATTGTAAAATGGATGAAAGAGCGCGAATAA
- a CDS encoding VOC family protein yields the protein MATVNVYLTFNGNCRAAFDFYKSVFGGEYPYMGTFGEMPQGENSKPLSEEDAKKIMHVVLPISKETCLMGSDIGGEWTPNHKEGNNFSISINAESKAEADKLFNALSAGGQVTMPLNSTFWGAYFGMFTDKFGINWMVNFDEEPTA from the coding sequence ATGGCTACCGTAAACGTTTACTTGACATTCAACGGAAATTGTAGAGCAGCATTCGATTTTTACAAATCCGTATTTGGCGGAGAATATCCCTATATGGGTACTTTTGGCGAAATGCCGCAAGGTGAAAACAGCAAGCCGCTCTCTGAAGAAGATGCAAAAAAAATTATGCACGTGGTATTACCCATCAGTAAAGAAACTTGCCTGATGGGTAGCGACATCGGCGGAGAATGGACTCCAAATCATAAGGAAGGCAACAATTTCTCTATCTCTATCAATGCGGAAAGCAAGGCAGAAGCCGATAAACTTTTCAATGCGCTTTCAGCAGGCGGACAAGTGACTATGCCCTTGAACAGCACCTTTTGGGGAGCTTATTTTGGAATGTTTACTGATAAATTTGGTATCAACTGGATGGTGAATTTTGACGAAGAACCAACAGCGTAG
- a CDS encoding YeeE/YedE family protein, translated as MINTVETPQQTDLRRQDSICVNESQQQNTAWYKQLKYTLVGIAFGIIFVKAEIISWYRIQEMFRLQSFHMYGVIGSAVLVGMVSVWLIKRFNVRTLNGETIEFHPKAFNKGQIFGGLMFGIGWAITGACPGPLFAQIGSGATVIVVTLLSAIAGTWLYGYFREKLPH; from the coding sequence ATGATAAATACCGTAGAAACACCACAACAAACCGACCTCAGAAGACAGGACAGTATCTGTGTAAACGAGAGCCAACAACAAAATACGGCTTGGTACAAACAACTGAAATATACGCTTGTAGGCATTGCTTTTGGCATCATATTCGTAAAAGCGGAAATTATCAGTTGGTATCGTATTCAAGAGATGTTTCGTTTGCAATCGTTTCACATGTATGGTGTTATCGGCAGTGCTGTGTTGGTGGGTATGGTATCGGTGTGGCTGATAAAGCGTTTTAATGTACGCACTTTGAATGGCGAAACGATAGAATTTCACCCTAAAGCTTTTAACAAAGGACAAATTTTTGGCGGTTTGATGTTCGGCATCGGCTGGGCTATTACAGGAGCTTGTCCGGGACCTTTGTTTGCCCAAATCGGCAGTGGAGCTACGGTAATTGTGGTTACGCTGCTCAGTGCCATCGCCGGAACTTGGCTCTACGGCTATTTCCGCGAAAAACTCCCGCATTAA
- a CDS encoding succinate dehydrogenase/fumarate reductase iron-sulfur subunit: MKLNLKIWRQRNAQDAGKIVDYQIDHVESDMSFLEMMDVLNQQLIKKGDDPVAFDHDCREGICGMCSMVINGRPHGPWERTTTCQLHMRAFKDGDTIYIEPFRAGSFPVVRDLVVDRSAFDRIQQAGGFVSINTGNAVDANCIPIEKRNADAAFDSAACIGCGACVAACPNAAAALFTSAKVAHLALLPQGEPERYRRVLSMVNQMDNEGFGGCTNIGACEAECPKGISVANIALMNKDYLRASLVIQQETAVAEEGG, from the coding sequence ATGAAACTCAATCTAAAAATATGGCGGCAGCGCAATGCGCAAGATGCCGGAAAAATAGTGGATTATCAAATTGACCATGTGGAGAGTGATATGTCGTTTTTGGAGATGATGGACGTACTCAATCAGCAACTCATCAAAAAAGGAGACGACCCTGTTGCTTTTGACCACGATTGTCGCGAAGGAATTTGCGGTATGTGCAGTATGGTTATCAACGGTCGCCCGCACGGACCCTGGGAGCGCACCACCACCTGCCAATTGCACATGCGAGCCTTCAAAGATGGCGACACCATCTATATTGAGCCGTTTCGCGCCGGTTCTTTTCCGGTGGTGAGGGATTTGGTCGTGGACAGAAGTGCCTTTGACCGCATACAGCAGGCGGGCGGTTTTGTGTCGATAAATACAGGTAATGCCGTAGATGCCAACTGTATTCCGATTGAAAAACGCAACGCTGATGCTGCTTTTGATTCGGCGGCTTGCATCGGTTGCGGGGCTTGTGTGGCAGCTTGTCCCAATGCGGCAGCGGCATTGTTTACATCTGCCAAAGTAGCACATTTGGCTCTCTTGCCACAAGGTGAGCCGGAACGCTATCGCCGCGTACTTAGCATGGTCAATCAAATGGACAATGAGGGTTTTGGCGGCTGCACCAATATCGGTGCTTGCGAAGCCGAATGTCCGAAAGGTATTTCGGTTGCCAATATAGCTCTGATGAATAAAGACTATTTGCGTGCCAGCTTAGTAATACAGCAAGAAACAGCAGTTGCCGAAGAAGGCGGATAA
- a CDS encoding SRPBCC family protein — protein MRILKKILIALAIIIAIPLIVALFVKKDYAVEKEIVINAPKAEVFEYIKFLKNQDNYSKWNKIDPNMKKTYTGTDGTVGFISAWESKNENVGVGEQEILKITEGERIDTKLRFKAPFEAQDDAYMITEDAENNQTKVKWGFKGAFPYPMNLMGLFLNMDKEIGSDLETGLNNLKTILEKN, from the coding sequence ATGAGAATTTTAAAAAAGATTTTAATCGCATTAGCAATCATTATTGCGATTCCATTAATTGTTGCTTTGTTCGTGAAGAAAGATTATGCCGTAGAAAAGGAAATTGTCATCAATGCACCCAAAGCAGAAGTTTTTGAATATATTAAATTTCTTAAAAACCAAGACAATTACAGCAAATGGAACAAAATAGATCCGAATATGAAAAAGACCTACACAGGAACAGATGGAACGGTCGGCTTTATTTCGGCTTGGGAAAGTAAAAACGAAAATGTGGGCGTTGGCGAACAAGAAATTCTGAAAATCACGGAAGGAGAAAGAATAGACACAAAACTACGTTTCAAAGCACCTTTTGAGGCGCAAGATGACGCTTATATGATTACCGAAGATGCAGAAAATAATCAAACAAAAGTGAAATGGGGATTCAAAGGCGCATTTCCTTATCCTATGAACCTGATGGGTTTATTTTTGAATATGGATAAGGAAATAGGCAGCGATTTGGAAACAGGATTAAATAATTTAAAAACAATTTTAGAAAAAAATTAA
- a CDS encoding NAD-dependent epimerase/dehydratase family protein — MKVIITGVTGMVGEGVLFECLSNTLVTEILVLGRKKYDLQHTKVEELILEDFSEINKHSEILKQYDVCFFCAGVSSVGENEESFTKKTYDFVVPFATKLSQINPEMTFIYVSGSRTDSTEKGKVMWARVKGKTENALMRLPFKGQYNFRPAIMKATKGQKNVKTIYRIIGTLLAPFFSANTLSLTQVGRAMINAVSKGYPTKILEVNDIKVLAK; from the coding sequence ATGAAAGTAATCATCACAGGAGTAACAGGAATGGTAGGCGAAGGCGTATTGTTTGAATGTTTAAGCAATACCCTTGTTACCGAAATTTTAGTTTTGGGCAGAAAAAAATACGACTTACAACATACCAAAGTGGAAGAATTAATTTTGGAAGATTTTTCTGAAATCAACAAACATTCCGAAATATTAAAACAGTACGATGTTTGTTTCTTTTGTGCCGGCGTAAGTTCGGTGGGTGAAAACGAAGAAAGTTTTACAAAAAAAACATACGATTTTGTAGTTCCCTTTGCCACAAAGTTGTCACAAATAAATCCAGAAATGACGTTCATTTATGTGTCAGGAAGTAGAACCGACAGCACCGAAAAAGGAAAAGTGATGTGGGCAAGAGTAAAAGGCAAAACAGAAAACGCACTAATGAGACTGCCATTCAAGGGGCAATACAATTTCAGACCAGCTATAATGAAGGCAACCAAAGGACAAAAAAATGTAAAAACCATTTACAGAATAATCGGTACTTTATTAGCTCCATTTTTCTCCGCAAATACATTATCACTTACACAAGTAGGGCGAGCAATGATTAACGCTGTGTCAAAAGGCTATCCAACAAAAATTTTGGAAGTAAATGACATTAAAGTATTGGCTAAATAA
- a CDS encoding class I SAM-dependent methyltransferase: MKDNFSTQSDKYAKYRPVYPSDFFAYLNSIIPNKQNAWDCGTGNGQVAAELAKTFDNVFATDISQSQINNALRADNILYSVQPAEKTDFDKGQFDLIVVAQAIHWFDFDKFYAEVSRTAKNNALLCVVGYSRVKISEQIDKVITDFYTNVIGAYWDKERKYIDENYTTIPFPFDEIRTPNFINTQHWTLEHLIGYLNTWSAVKHFIKQNNFNPIEKLQKDIEQLWGNKHTKEIYFPLLLRIGRITTK; this comes from the coding sequence ATGAAAGATAACTTTTCCACACAATCAGACAAATACGCAAAATATCGTCCGGTATATCCAAGCGACTTTTTTGCTTACCTGAACTCAATTATTCCAAATAAACAAAACGCTTGGGACTGCGGAACAGGAAACGGACAAGTTGCTGCTGAATTAGCGAAAACATTTGATAATGTTTTTGCAACAGACATCAGCCAATCCCAAATAAACAATGCTTTACGAGCCGACAACATCTTATATTCCGTTCAACCTGCCGAAAAAACAGATTTTGACAAGGGACAATTTGACTTAATCGTTGTTGCACAAGCTATTCATTGGTTTGACTTTGACAAATTTTACGCAGAAGTGAGTCGGACAGCAAAAAACAACGCTTTACTTTGTGTTGTCGGCTATAGTCGTGTAAAAATTTCTGAACAAATTGATAAGGTAATTACTGACTTTTATACTAATGTAATTGGGGCGTATTGGGACAAAGAACGAAAATATATTGACGAGAATTACACTACTATTCCGTTTCCGTTTGATGAAATCCGAACACCAAATTTTATAAACACACAACATTGGACATTGGAGCATTTAATTGGTTATTTGAACACTTGGTCGGCTGTAAAACATTTTATCAAACAAAACAACTTCAATCCAATAGAAAAATTGCAAAAAGATATTGAACAACTTTGGGGAAACAAACACACAAAAGAAATTTATTTTCCTTTGCTTTTACGAATAGGACGAATAACGACTAAATGA